The following nucleotide sequence is from Flavobacteriales bacterium.
AAATTCTTGTATCTGTTGTGCACTGTCATCACAGTTACATCAAGTGCTGTGGCAATATCTTTAAATGATTTTCTGCCATTGTCAGAAAGATGTTTTATTATCAGCCTGTCTAGCGAATCAATTTTATAATTGTCTTTTTCCATGTGGTTTAATACAGCATTGGTTTAAAAATGAGTGAGATAACTAAAATTAGTTTAAAAAAGGTGATACAGCTAATATTATATTAGTAAATAATCTTTGAATAAGAATCTTGAGAAATACGCTTACTGAATTATTTCTTGGTACGGAAACGGGAAATTAGATTTGGAAGTAATAAATCCAGTTAAATGCTTATTAATCGTTGTAGTTAGAGTTCTAATTTGGGAAACATTTTAAGAATGTAGTAATAGATGGGATTATTCGACTTGATATCATTAATTATGTAAAAAGGTGTAAATGTAAGTCTTCAAAGAAAGTGTACCAGGGACAAGTAAAATTAAGTCAAATTTGAATAACCTGTGACAGGTATGTTTTTCTGCGTTTTTTCATAGTGTTTTGTTTAATTATTTCTCTTTGCTTAAGCAGTTCTTTATCACGTCCAAAGTATACATCTGACGGAGTTACATTGTTGATTGATTCGTGGTATCTACGGTTGTTGTAATGATCAACAAACTCTTCCAGTCGATTAATTAGATCACCTGGCATATAATAGTTTTCTAGTTTTACTACGTTCTTCATGGATCTGTGATACCGCTCAATCTTCCCTTGGGTTTGTGGATGTAATGGCTTCCCTCTAACATGACTCATTT
It contains:
- a CDS encoding AsnC family protein produces the protein MEKDNYKIDSLDRLIIKHLSDNGRKSFKDIATALDVTVMTVHNRYKN